The Mycolicibacterium doricum genome includes a region encoding these proteins:
- the smpB gene encoding SsrA-binding protein SmpB, which yields MAAKKAGKAGGTKDPNNQIVASNRRARHNYAILDTYEAGIALLGTEVKSLRDGQASLADAFATVDDGEIWLRNLHIPEYHHGTWTNHAPRRNRKLLLHRKQIDQLVGKIRDGNLTLVPLSLYFSGGKVKVELALARGKQAHDKRQDLARRDAEREVVRELGRRAKGMS from the coding sequence GTGGCAGCAAAGAAGGCCGGGAAAGCCGGGGGAACGAAGGACCCCAACAACCAGATCGTCGCCAGTAACCGTAGGGCCCGGCACAACTACGCGATCCTCGACACCTACGAGGCCGGTATCGCTTTGCTGGGCACCGAGGTGAAGAGTCTGCGCGACGGGCAGGCGTCGCTGGCGGACGCGTTCGCCACCGTCGATGACGGCGAGATCTGGCTGCGCAATCTGCACATCCCGGAGTATCACCACGGCACGTGGACCAACCATGCGCCGCGGCGCAACCGCAAGCTGCTGTTGCACCGCAAGCAGATCGATCAATTGGTCGGCAAGATCCGCGACGGCAACCTGACGCTGGTGCCGCTGTCGCTGTACTTCTCCGGCGGCAAGGTCAAGGTGGAACTCGCGCTGGCCCGGGGTAAGCAGGCCCACGACAAGCGCCAGGACCTGGCACGTCGCGACGCCGAGCGCGAAGTCGTCCGCGAGCTGGGCCGCCGGGCCAAAGGTATGTCCTGA